CTGATCACCACGAAACTGCTGAATTTCATACTCTCCATCTACTAGCGTACAGATAGAAAGCGTGGGCTGTTTGGGTTTACCAATGTGCCGAGTACCACCTAATCCTGCGTAGTCTGCAATCCAATATTCGGGAATGCCTAAAACTGCGTAATCTTCGACCTTGCGGGCGTAATCATTTTGCCAGTTGCTACTAACCACTTCGGCAATAAATTTAATTGAAGTACCTAGCGTCAAGGTAGATTGGTCAGCCCAAAGTGGTTCTTGGATAAGTTCATCTCGGTCAACAACTGCAACGTCAGGTCGAAATGCTGTGATACCTGTGTTGGCAGGGCGCAGTAATCCTCGCTGAAGCACAAAG
This region of Trichocoleus desertorum NBK24 genomic DNA includes:
- a CDS encoding Uma2 family endonuclease, with protein sequence MTIAVNPRGTQANDPPIQQRPLSFDEFLASYGGDNRYELIDGEVFDLEPTGLHEEVAAFITAKLCVQIDGTSLPCFVLQRGLLRPANTGITAFRPDVAVVDRDELIQEPLWADQSTLTLGTSIKFIAEVVSSNWQNDYARKVEDYAVLGIPEYWIADYAGLGGTRHIGKPKQPTLSICTLVDGEYEIQQFRGDQAIVSPTFPDLKLMADQVLRGGR